A single region of the Kwoniella botswanensis chromosome 1, complete sequence genome encodes:
- a CDS encoding 50S ribosomal protein L36, which produces MIQTILKRLPTLSNSLAGPSRQSVRQCSSCPPPSSASFTSSLVRPTLLSQIPSITSTTKSTISRAQPLVMQVRGMKVRSSVKRFCDGCSVVRRKGRIYVICSKNPKHKQRQG; this is translated from the exons ATGATACAGACGATCCTGAAACGACTACCCACTCTATCAAATTCCCTCGCTGGACCATCCAGACAATCCGTACGACAATGTTCCTCATGTCCCCCTCCCTCGTCTGCTTCTTTCACCTCATCACTAGTTAGACCCACCTTGTTATCCCAAATACCAAGTATAACATCCACGACTAAATCGACGATAAGTAGGGCACAGCCTTTAGTAATGCAAGTGAGAGGTATGAAGGTGAGGAGTAGTGTCAAGAGGTTCTGTGATGGATGTTCAGTCgtgaggag gaaaggaagaataTACGTTATCTGTTCGAAGAACCCTAAACATAAACAA CGTCAAGGATAG